A single window of Rubripirellula lacrimiformis DNA harbors:
- a CDS encoding glycosyltransferase family 4 protein has product MKVVHIVASCALYGKEQVILELMRAHRSAGIDSILGSIRVPGDDPKEVTEVARNEGLATHTFSLKRGLDLRGGRQMAAWLIANDVDVCHIHDYKASVLLGMQRWRCPMPPLVRTLHGFTTTRVISAIAVYEWLDRQSLRFHRSVVGVSDEMRDITPVPITVIRNGIRPMDNHGPVADRSSWSESLKSFVASGTILGTVARLSPEKNQVAIVDAVAALVQRGHDVKLLIVGEGPQREPIEAAIARNQIEDRVMLAGFMKQARGTLTAIDIYLQPSTTEGTPISILEAMDAGVPIGMSRVGAMTGLVDQGVGFAVPLDAASMADSIEAVLLNPDQQAALAAKGKEVFAQVYSADIMADAYVDVYKQAIASN; this is encoded by the coding sequence ATGAAGGTCGTTCATATCGTCGCCAGCTGTGCTTTGTACGGCAAAGAACAAGTCATCTTGGAATTGATGCGCGCCCATCGCAGCGCCGGGATCGATTCAATTTTGGGCAGCATCCGCGTGCCCGGGGATGATCCCAAGGAAGTCACGGAAGTCGCCCGAAACGAAGGTTTGGCGACACATACCTTTTCACTGAAACGGGGACTAGATCTTCGCGGCGGACGCCAGATGGCAGCGTGGTTGATCGCCAATGATGTCGACGTTTGTCACATTCACGACTACAAGGCCAGTGTCTTGCTTGGAATGCAAAGGTGGCGTTGCCCGATGCCGCCGCTGGTGCGGACGTTGCATGGATTCACAACGACACGCGTGATATCGGCAATCGCAGTTTACGAATGGCTGGATCGTCAGTCGCTTCGATTTCACCGCAGCGTTGTCGGAGTATCCGACGAAATGCGAGACATCACTCCTGTGCCGATCACTGTCATCCGCAACGGCATCCGCCCGATGGACAACCATGGTCCGGTGGCCGACCGGTCATCGTGGAGCGAAAGTCTGAAGTCCTTTGTTGCGTCGGGAACCATTTTGGGAACCGTCGCCCGACTGAGCCCCGAAAAGAATCAGGTGGCGATTGTCGACGCGGTCGCCGCCCTGGTCCAACGCGGACACGATGTCAAACTGCTGATCGTCGGCGAAGGGCCGCAGCGAGAACCCATCGAAGCCGCGATCGCACGCAACCAAATCGAGGATCGCGTGATGTTGGCAGGTTTTATGAAACAGGCTCGTGGGACGCTGACCGCTATCGACATCTACTTACAACCGTCCACCACCGAAGGCACACCGATCTCGATCCTAGAAGCGATGGACGCGGGTGTCCCGATCGGCATGTCACGCGTGGGTGCGATGACCGGATTGGTGGATCAAGGTGTCGGATTCGCCGTCCCGTTGGACGCGGCATCAATGGCCGATTCGATCGAAGCGGTTTTATTAAACCCGGATCAGCAAGCGGCACTGGCTGCGAAGGGGAAAGAAGTGTTCGCTCAAGTCTATTCCGCCGACATCATGGCCGATGCCTATGTGGACGTTTACAAGCAAGCCATCGCATCGAATTAA
- a CDS encoding glycosyltransferase: MKFSFVIPAFNEDRYIGRCLQSIHAQMAGEDYEIIVVDNASTDSTPDIAVQHGVTLLTLPHKYTISAVRNHGVEHSSGDILVFIDGDVYLHDTWRDNLDPVIESITSHPAVAGSVYAVDPNASWVAKVWFGPLFQKQQKVTFINGGHLLITRDLFDRIGGFDIRFETGEDHEFCERARAHGADVFNEIKLVTVHLGYPNTVGHFFRRERWHGKGNFTPISRIFASKIPIFVLMLLAAFLFSLIGPWVTGWWPAILAYPIFALALSTLAAHQWLGGFRRGFVQCMFLSWLYFTARGFSFIDVLRERLVGAAKTN, encoded by the coding sequence ATGAAATTCTCGTTTGTCATCCCGGCATTCAACGAAGATCGGTACATCGGTCGGTGTCTGCAATCGATCCATGCGCAGATGGCGGGGGAAGATTACGAGATCATCGTGGTCGACAATGCATCGACCGATTCGACCCCCGATATCGCGGTGCAGCACGGAGTGACGCTACTGACACTGCCGCACAAATACACGATCAGCGCGGTCCGCAATCACGGCGTCGAACATTCCAGTGGCGACATTTTGGTTTTCATCGACGGCGACGTTTATCTGCACGACACGTGGCGGGACAACCTAGACCCGGTGATTGAATCCATCACCTCGCACCCTGCGGTCGCCGGTTCGGTCTACGCAGTTGACCCGAACGCGTCGTGGGTGGCCAAAGTGTGGTTCGGCCCACTCTTCCAAAAGCAACAGAAGGTCACCTTCATCAACGGTGGTCATTTATTGATCACACGAGATTTGTTTGACCGGATCGGTGGATTTGACATTCGTTTTGAGACCGGCGAGGACCACGAATTTTGTGAACGGGCTCGGGCGCATGGGGCGGATGTGTTCAACGAAATCAAGTTGGTCACGGTGCACCTGGGATACCCCAACACGGTGGGGCATTTCTTTCGCCGCGAGCGGTGGCATGGAAAGGGAAACTTCACTCCCATCAGCCGAATCTTTGCTTCGAAGATCCCCATTTTTGTGCTGATGTTGCTAGCCGCGTTTTTGTTCAGTTTGATCGGCCCGTGGGTCACAGGGTGGTGGCCAGCGATTTTGGCCTATCCGATTTTTGCATTGGCGCTTTCAACGCTGGCAGCCCATCAGTGGCTAGGCGGATTTCGCCGCGGCTTTGTCCAATGCATGTTTTTATCGTGGTTGTATTTCACCGCTCGCGGGTTCTCGTTCATTGATGTCCTACGAGAACGTCTTGTCGGTGCAGCAAAGACGAATTAG